The sequence below is a genomic window from Cucurbita pepo subsp. pepo cultivar mu-cu-16 unplaced genomic scaffold, ASM280686v2 Cp4.1_scaffold000857, whole genome shotgun sequence.
ttattattattattattattattattattattattattattactattttattttatttttccggTTGTTACAGAAAGAACCTACATAAATATCATAAGATGCACGTCCGTACCAAGCATAACGAggaagtatctcgatgcacAAACATACATAAATGTATGAGATCCACATAGCTTAAAATCATGACGTTAGCTTATGATGTAATTCATACTTCAATTCACTCATGACATAATGAGTCTATGAGACATGCATTTGTAAAACTTGTCATAGCTTGCATACTTAACATATATGACTTTCTCATGTCTCATAGGCATCAAGTTAAATAGTTTCACAACATGACATAAGCATATCATACCTATAACATAATATCACATCGCATACGCTAACACTCATAATCATGACATATGTAGGGGTCATAAGACACATATCATCGTACATCACACAATTCGTCCAACCAAACTAGCAGGAAGTCATTTACCTAGTTCACTTAAGCCGACGTTACTAATATATACTTGATGCTAGCTTGAAACTTCCCCTCGAAGTCCAACTCAACCTATGAGGATCCACGCGGGTTAGAATATGTCAATGAGCTTAACTCAGCTAAAGATACCTAATTTCTTCTGAGAATtctcttttttcaattattcttttcttaaaaacaattatttttaaaatacttaaatacCGGTTTGAAAGTCAagagtaataaaataaaagaattcaaacattaatttaaaaaattgaaaaataaatacgcacgtgaaatatttaaaatcaaaccaattGAATGGTctaattcattaatatttaaataattaaataattaaataaatacatatatagaGAGACAATAATTATAcgactttttataaaaagaaataatttcaatGTTCATCAAATATCCTGAATTTAATAATACtgattaaacaaatattatttaactacAATCTTTTAAGGATCTAATAAcaacaatttaataattaagttttaagacaaaaaataatcaatttttaatttacaattaatcataaatattatgatttttataaatatttatggtttaattttaacacttaaaaaatattttaattatttatttaaaatattaacttcaGTTTTCAATACAAGTAGcagttcaattttttaaaaataatttaatttttaaataaattagtccAAAAAAGAATGATAATGGACGGCAGAGGATGAGAATCGTCGAGATCAGTTTCAAATATGAGCCGTTGGATTTGAAGGCGTGTTTGGTCCGCGTCTTCAGCGCGTAAAACTTCACCCACGGAGCCATTAAAATTCAAACTGCCTTtataaattgtaataaaataataataataataataataataataataataataataataatacaattataaatatttattgaaaatacaCCAATTTATTTCCGATGCTAATTGTTTAATGTTCCATCTTAATcgcttattattttttttcttaatttaaaattttatttatattatactttaaatatatttcactATTTTGATGGCttaatgaaatttgataaatttatttttaatgcttCCATTaatattctatattttaatttccttgtaaaatattaataagaaaaaatatttaattaatcaacgaaacaaaaatatttaaatattatgtttggcgttttatttttgtggacTTTTTGGACATTTCCCCTCTCCAAATTTCAACAACCGTAAATACGCGGTCCGTTTTTCTGCCATTAAAATCCTCTGCTCCCGTTAGGGTTCTCATCGTTCAActcccattttctctctccctctctatgtttctctctctacttccCATCTTTCGATACTCCCAATTCGATTTTTTCAAATTCCGATTCACTTCTTGTTTTCAATTTCCTAGTTTCGATCCAATTTTCAGCTCCTTTTGTTCATGTAAGAATGCCTGCCTCTGATTTTCAGGGTTCTTCGTCGCCGTTAGCCAACATTGGCCGTTCCATCTTCAGTATCCGGCGTGATCAAGTTCATTCCATAGAGAACGGCTCCCACGACGGCGTTTCCATGGATTCCGACCTCGATTCATTCCAGAAGCAGGTCACTCAACGGTTCCAGGACTTGTCGTCGGCTTCTGCCGATGAGATTTTGTCTCTCTCGTGGATTAGGAAGCTTTTGGATGCTTTCATTTGCTGCCAGGAGGAGTTCAAGGTCATTTTGTTTGAGCATAAGGCGGAAATTTGTAGACCGCCCATGGATAGGCTGGTTTCGGATTACTTGGAGAGGAGCGTGAAGGCGCTTGATGTTTGTAATGCGATTAGAGATGGGATTGAGCAGCTGAGGCAGTGGCATAAATCGTTGGAGATTGTACTTAGTGCTTTGGATAATTGTAGTCACAAGAAGAATCTTGGTGAGGGCCAATTTCGCCGAGCGAAGAAGGCTCTGATAGATTTGGCGATTGCAATGCTCGATGAAAACGATGCCAATTCCACGGCCATTTCTCAGAGAAACCGTTCTTTTGGACGCAACAATGGTACCAGAGACCGCAGGTCTTTAGGACATTTCCGTTCGCTTTCATGGAGTGTTTCGCGTTCCTGGTCGGCAGCTAGGCAGCTTCAGGCAATTGGGAGCAATTTGGTTGCTCCGAGGGCGAATGAGCCTGTGCGTAGCCTTGCGATCCCTGTTTTTACGATGAACATGATATTGCTCTTTGTAATGTGGACTCTGGTGGCGGCGATTCCCTGTCAGGACCGCGGCTTACCACATTTTTCGCTGCCCCGGCAATTCGCATGGGCGGCTCCAATGATTTCTCTTCACGATCGGATTTTGGAAGAATCGAGAAAGCGGGAAAGAAGAAATGCTTGTGGGCTGTTGAAGGAGATTCATCAGATCGATAAATTTGCGCATATTATGAATGAATTGGCGGATACAGGTCACTTCCCGTTGACGAATGATAGGGAAGAAGAGGTGAGGGAAAGGGTGCAGGAGCTATCTCAGATTTGTGAAGCATTGAAGATTGGCTTGGATCCTCTGGAACGGCAGATTAGAGAGATGTTCCATCGAATTGTTCGCTCAAGAACGGAGGGGCTTGATTGTTTAGGACGAGGAAATAACCCTGAATAAAGATGCTCAGATTATTGCAGATTACA
It includes:
- the LOC111785943 gene encoding uncharacterized protein LOC111785943; protein product: MPASDFQGSSSPLANIGRSIFSIRRDQVHSIENGSHDGVSMDSDLDSFQKQVTQRFQDLSSASADEILSLSWIRKLLDAFICCQEEFKVILFEHKAEICRPPMDRLVSDYLERSVKALDVCNAIRDGIEQLRQWHKSLEIVLSALDNCSHKKNLGEGQFRRAKKALIDLAIAMLDENDANSTAISQRNRSFGRNNGTRDRRSLGHFRSLSWSVSRSWSAARQLQAIGSNLVAPRANEPVRSLAIPVFTMNMILLFVMWTLVAAIPCQDRGLPHFSLPRQFAWAAPMISLHDRILEESRKRERRNACGLLKEIHQIDKFAHIMNELADTGHFPLTNDREEEVRERVQELSQICEALKIGLDPLERQIREMFHRIVRSRTEGLDCLGRGNNPE